In the genome of Phacochoerus africanus isolate WHEZ1 chromosome 5, ROS_Pafr_v1, whole genome shotgun sequence, the window AAGATTGATGCGTTAACCTCTCAGAACTAACCTATCAGCAATTTCCCGCATAACTCAATCTACAGCAgatttgtaaaaaaaaacaaaaaacaaaaaacaaaaaaacccctaataaCAATGAAGTTAATTAGCTCATTTGTGAGTCACCGACTGCGGCCGGCGGTCTCGACAATGGGTCGGCCAGTGGCAGCCCAGGCATCGCCCGGCTGCGCGGCCGCGAGCGGGGCACCGGGAACAGGTCTTACCTGCAAGGACAGGATGCTGATGTCCGTATTTAGGGTGGTCAGCGGCGTCCTGGATGCCTGGCTCTGCCCGGGTCGCTGGTGGTGCAGGCTGACAATAGTGGGGTGCGAGTCCAGGGCGATCTGCAGGTCCAAGATGTAGTCGATGACGTGCTGCAGGATTTCCATCTTGCTCACCTTCTTGTTCTGAGGGATGCTGGGCACCAGCTCCTTGAGCTTGGAGTAGCAGTCGTTCATGTTGTACAGCAGGCTCATCGGGTCGTCCACCGGGGTTTTGCTCCGGGAGATGCCCAGGCTGTGGTCCGAAAGGCTGTTTTTCCTAACGGACCTCACTGGACTGAAGGCTTTCATGCTGACCGCAGGAAAGAAGAGACCGGGAGGAGGGAGCGGGCTGCCCCGGAGCTCAGgacgccgccgctgccgccgctgccgccgcctccgccgcctgCAGAGCTTCCTGCGCTCGGCACCAGGCTCGGCTCAGAACGAAGCACGGAGCCCGGCCCGGCGGCTTTTATCAGCGCTCGCCGGGGCCACACGATCCGGCTTCCTTGCGTCCCCATTGGTGGAGGGCGGCGCGTCCATCAGGCCGGGCGGGCACCCCCATTGGCCGGCGCGGGCGCGGGGCGAGCGCTCGGTCCTTCCGCGTTCGCAGCCAATCCCCGCGGCGCGAGCCCAGCTGGGGTGGTAAATAGAGTACAGTAAGCGCCGGGCCGGAGGGGAgcgcaggggaaggggagggctgggagggagagaagcGGGTGGGGGTAGAGGAGGGGGTCGCggacagggtgggggagggggagaccccAGGAACCTAAATGTGCATCTCAATCCCCTGCTAATCCCAACGGCGAGGCCGGACTCTCTTCCCTAAGGTGTCTCCCGAGGAAGCCTTCTACACCTCGGGGCTTTGAGCATCCCTAAAATCACAGCCACCGAGGCCAGGTCTGCGCAGCGGAGGGAAAGCCACCACGGTCCCCTGCGCCCCACGGAACGTCAGCAAGATAGAAAGCATTGCTGAAGAAAGTGAAAACGCACATAAGTTTGCCGTCGCCAAGTGACGTCTGTAGTGTGAGTTGGGTCTCTTAAGATAAGGAAAAgctttgtaaaaaacaaaaccaaaatcaccCACGCGCGCATTCAACGACAGGTTTAGTGTGGGATCGTGCAACTCGGAGCAACGCAGGAGGCGTTGTTGTAAACTCGGTTAAGGGAGTGCTTATTGGAAACTGTGCTGATCGCTGAGGAGCTCTGAGCGCAGGACGCTTTCTGGCTTCCTTTTCTAGAAGGAGGAAGGGCTATCTATGATAATGATCCTACGAAGCGGAAATCATTAGGAGAATTTGCGTATGGAAGCTGTATTTACGTACACTGCCTTGAGAGGCTGCCAGTCTGTCctctgcagtgtaggtggcaaagTAAGGTGATTAATTATGCACAAGTCGTGATTTCTGGTGTCACATTCCAGTCctactgtatttttaaagctttgtgaCAGGTAGGTGGCTCCAGCCAGTGGTCGATATCTTcacattgttgttgttgttttgttgctgttgttgttgttgttctttaaaTCTGTCGTGTACCAAGTTTGGACTCTTTTCAGCACTAGCCTTAGGGGCAGGTTCAGGttgtttccttccctcttttcccctATTAAGTCTTGAAGAACTCATCCTGCCATCTACATTTTTTACAAAGCTTGGAGTTACTTGCTCAAATACTTTTCAGTTAATTCACACATTAATTCTAGCTTAACTGAAGACCATGGTAAATTAGTGTTTTGAAAACCCTATTTCTCTAGAATACAATAAGCTAGAAAATCTGAGACAACATGATATCTCTAAGTATCTTACGTTTTGTCTCAATCTCCTTTGCacttggcggggggcgggggggggggcagaactGGATAAAAAGCAAAGTTTAATAATGGGGACACAGTATTTTTCCCATCAATTAATGATGAACTCTTCAGCTGGTGGCCCGAGGGTCTGGTCTCTGACACCAGTTGCCGCCAGGCGCCTGCCTCGGGGCTTCTCTCGAGGGAGGAAGAGCTGGTGGCAATGAGGTGGGTGTCACTTTCAGAAAATCCAGCCGCTTTGGTTTTGGAGGATGGAGGTGGATGGTTCCCTGACCCGCAGCGAAATCTGCTCAGGGCCTGGCCGGGAAAATGAAGCCTGCAATTCTGTTCCTGACAGTATTCGATTAAAAACCTCTCCTCTGATAATAAGTCTGGAAATGATTTCATACCCGAGTCCCCCACAGTTCGAGCCTTTTGATGTactttgtgtgcatgtgtttctGTCACATACGTGCCACAGTGGAACAGATTTTGTTTTGACACTATTTTGGTTCATGATGTTATACTTTGACTATTTTACAATAATAGCCAATGTAAACAAACATCTTTGGGATTCTCAAATTATTACTTGTGATTCTTGGACATTGCAGCTCTGCGATACTGACGCATGCCTAGCTTTTTCCAAGGACACCGTATGTTAACGTCCCTGCCAGCCTCATTATCCCTAcagccaggctctgggctggtTCCTAATGAGCGCTGTGCAGTATTACTTTACACACTTGCAAAGTTGATTAAGGCAGTGCCTGCTCCCCTGATCATTTTTGGACCCTGCTGTAGTAAAATTGCTAAATACGCTAAAAGTTTTCTGGTGTATCTTTCTTTAGCGGCCATGTCAAGAGTCCAGTCAGCCTGACTGTGTTGAATTTGATTCGACTGGCAGGCTACCCAGTTCCATGTTCATTTAAAGATCATTTTAAGGGGATTATGAGCCTGTATAagttaatgattaaaaaaaggcCCAGGTGACTAGTATGGCTAGCTCAGCAAGCCCCATACGAAATTCCCTTTAAAAGTATGTTTTCGTCGGGTAATTGGTGTTGGAGCAGCATTTTCGGGGTGGGTTACAAGGCACCGAAAAATCTGTCAATTGGTTCGCATCTGCGGCCTCTAAAGCTGCAGAGGGCCCTGAATTCGCTAGATCCTTGGGTGGTGGGAAGGTGTGAATGGCttccggtgtgtgtgtgtgtgtgtgtgtgtgtgtgtgtgtgtgtgtgtgtgtgtgtagggggggagATGCTCTCGCCCCCTACTTAAAGGCACACGCCTGCCCTGGAAGTTCCCCCACCCTGGTTCCAGGGCTCCCTTCCTCGGTCTCCACCCCAGGCCCCGCCGCCGGCTCCCAGGGCGACCAGCTCCTCGCTGTAATCAGAAGCAGCTCCGGGCTGGGCCGGCCGGGCCGCCTTTGCAATCCCCGCGTGATGCAACGGGGGGCGGGAGGAGCCTGCGGGgtcggcgggggtgggggggggggtcctccaaGTCCTCCCTGCACATCTGGCGCAATTGGGAGCGCTCGCCTTTCTTCCCCCCGGTTTTGTTCTCACAGCTGTGTCCATTCCGCCCGTGACCCCCCGAGTGATCCCTGACAGGTGATGAATTGgcagcggtggcggcggcggcggcgcgcgggCCAGGCCGCGGCGGGGCCGGAGCCGGAGCCCCGGAGCAGACTCTCTGGCGCCAGGCGCGTGACGCCGCCCATTCACGCCGCCCTGCAGCCTTGTCCTCGCGGCGCCGCTCAGGCGGCTGCCATGGCAACCGCGCCGTCACTCAGCGCGCGCGCCCAGCTGATCAATGCCTGCGAGGCCCGGCCGTCCCAGGCTCGCCCCGGCCCGGCCGCCCGGCCCGCGCGCACCTGCAGCCGCTGCACGTCTTAAGTTTCGAGCgatttgggggaaggaaggaggaccTAGAAGCAAAgggggcggggggttgggggcGAAGAGAAACAGccgggagagggagaagaaagaaatcttcCTTGTGCAGAAGGAGGCGTAATGTGGCTTAGAGGTTGCCAAAGCAAaaggttttgctttattttatttgtttttgcaatCCAGGCGTTCAGGGTGGGGCTGGCGCGAGGGAAGGGCGGATGGGGAGAAGGTGACTTAGTGGATGGCgagatttatttattcctttggaACCTCCGGGATATGACTTTGATGCTGGACTCCCCCGAATGCCTTTGAAGGAACCCTCActcccgctccccccccccccatcattggcccctgcctgccttccttctcagAACCCTTGGAGGTTGCCCTAAAAACCTACAGATTTTTCCATAACAGTCGCCCCCCGCCCCTCGGAGGTGCAGCAGGGTCCGCGCCTCCCAGCCTCAGCGCGCCAACGGACCCGCGTCCGCGTCCTCATTACCACTACAAAGCCAGGCAAACTTTGCCCCTTTTTAGCTGAGAACATCAGGAGGCCAGAAAGTTCCCAGTTAG includes:
- the ID2 gene encoding DNA-binding protein inhibitor ID-2; this encodes MKAFSPVRSVRKNSLSDHSLGISRSKTPVDDPMSLLYNMNDCYSKLKELVPSIPQNKKVSKMEILQHVIDYILDLQIALDSHPTIVSLHHQRPGQSQASRTPLTTLNTDISILSLQASEFPSELMSSDSKALCG